Proteins encoded by one window of Actinocorallia herbida:
- a CDS encoding enoyl-CoA hydratase: MGYIDYEVADKIATITLNRPEAANAQNMQFLDELDAAFTRGASDEDVAVIVLRANGKHFSAGHDLNDRWPSPDEITLEWIYNAETRRYLEYTLRWRNIPKPTIAAVQGRCIAGGLLLCWPCDLILASDDALFSDPVVTMGIGGVEYHGHTWELGARKAKEILFTGRPLTAEEAEKTGMVTRVVPRAELDAETRALAAQIAEMPSFGLRQAKRAVNQTLDVQGFYAAVQSVFDVHQTGHGNALSVSGYPILVKLDEMKTKLK, translated from the coding sequence ATGGGATACATCGACTACGAGGTCGCCGACAAGATCGCGACCATCACCCTGAACCGCCCCGAAGCGGCCAACGCCCAGAACATGCAGTTCCTGGACGAACTCGACGCCGCCTTCACCCGGGGCGCGTCCGATGAGGACGTCGCGGTGATCGTCCTTCGCGCGAACGGCAAGCACTTCTCCGCAGGCCACGACCTGAACGACCGCTGGCCCTCCCCGGACGAGATCACCCTGGAGTGGATCTACAACGCGGAGACCCGCCGCTACCTCGAGTACACCCTGCGCTGGCGCAACATCCCGAAGCCGACCATCGCCGCCGTCCAGGGCCGCTGTATCGCCGGCGGCCTCCTCCTGTGCTGGCCCTGCGATCTCATCCTCGCCTCCGACGACGCGCTCTTCTCCGACCCCGTCGTCACGATGGGCATCGGCGGCGTCGAGTACCACGGCCACACCTGGGAACTGGGCGCCCGCAAGGCGAAGGAGATCCTCTTCACCGGCCGCCCCCTCACGGCCGAGGAGGCCGAGAAGACCGGCATGGTCACCCGCGTCGTCCCCCGTGCCGAGCTCGACGCCGAGACCCGCGCCCTGGCCGCCCAGATCGCCGAAATGCCGTCGTTCGGCCTCCGGCAGGCCAAGCGGGCCGTCAACCAGACGCTCGACGTCCAGGGCTTCTACGCCGCCGTCCAGTCGGTCTTCGACGTGCACCAGACCGGCCACGGAAATGCCCTCTCTGTCAGCGGGTACCCCATTCTCGTGAAACTCGACGAGATGAAGACCAAGCTCAAGTAG
- a CDS encoding MBL fold metallo-hydrolase, translated as MKTNTTGGPVSVRALGGPTVLIEYGGLRFLTDPTFDGPGTYRLMPGLTLTKTDPAPIAPASLGPIDAVLLSHHQHPDNLDGAGRVFLSEAPVTLTTLSGAAHLAGTARAVTPWESIELDRPDGGTVTVTGTPALHGPEELGTENIETVAGEVIGFVLTADDLPTVYVSGDNASLLLVERIAERFAPVDTAVLFAGAARVPVVFNGALLTLDSVQAAEAARILRARRAVIVHCEGWAHFTEGRAEVVKAFAEAELTGLLQDDGAG; from the coding sequence ATGAAGACGAACACGACCGGTGGTCCGGTGTCCGTCCGCGCTCTCGGCGGCCCCACCGTGCTCATCGAGTACGGCGGGCTGAGGTTTCTCACCGACCCGACCTTCGACGGGCCCGGCACCTATCGGCTCATGCCCGGCCTGACCCTCACCAAGACCGACCCCGCCCCCATCGCGCCCGCGAGCCTCGGTCCCATTGACGCGGTCCTGCTCTCCCACCACCAGCATCCCGACAACCTCGACGGCGCCGGACGGGTGTTCCTGTCGGAGGCCCCCGTCACCCTGACCACCCTCAGCGGCGCGGCCCACCTCGCCGGCACCGCGCGAGCCGTCACACCATGGGAGTCCATCGAGCTGGACCGTCCCGACGGCGGCACCGTCACCGTTACGGGCACACCCGCCCTGCACGGACCCGAAGAACTCGGCACCGAGAACATCGAGACCGTCGCCGGCGAGGTGATCGGCTTCGTGCTGACCGCGGACGACCTGCCCACCGTCTACGTCAGCGGCGACAACGCCTCCCTGCTCCTCGTGGAGCGGATCGCCGAACGCTTCGCCCCCGTCGACACCGCAGTCCTGTTCGCCGGGGCCGCCCGCGTTCCCGTGGTCTTCAACGGAGCACTGCTCACCCTCGACAGCGTCCAGGCCGCCGAAGCCGCCAGGATCCTGCGAGCCCGCCGTGCCGTGATCGTCCACTGCGAAGGCTGGGCGCACTTCACCGAAGGCCGCGCCGAGGTGGTGAAGGCCTTCGCCGAAGCGGAACTGACCGGCCTCCTCCAGGACGACGGAGCCGGGTAG
- a CDS encoding primary-amine oxidase, which translates to MTRHVHDVRPHPLASLTSDEISRIRTVLIAAGHVRETSRFVYVGLDEPAKDELRAHASGAPIPRRARILLHDVAGAPPQDIRVDVAASAVLHARELDPAVDGQLPVLDEEFGLVEQILAQDERWLKALDDRGLAVADVRVAPLSAGVYEYEDEVGKRILRGLAFRQDHAADHAWAHPIDGLVGYVDVQARTVTRVIDTGAVPIPETSGNLHDPAVHGAYRTSQKPLHITQPEGPSFTFDDGVLHWENFSLRVGFDAREGLVLHQVAFRDRDQGGRDRPIIHRASISEMVVPYADPSPIRSWQNYFDTGEYLVGRYANALELGCDCLGEIAYLDGVIADEFGNPRTLANAVCVHEEDYGILYKHSDLWAGSSVVRRQRRLVLSFFTTVGNYDYGFYWYLYLDGTIAFEAKATGMVFTSAHPGGENPHISQIAPGLGAPYHQHLFSARLDMAVDGDANLVEEVEFQRLPTGPDNPRGNAFTTRTTPLRTESEGHRHAESSTGRVWHITNPERLNALGRPVAYALFPEGQPTLLAADDSSIRRRAAFASRHLWVTRYDPAERYAAGDFVNQHPGGAGLPSYIAADRDISGQDIVVWHTFGLTHVPRPEDWPIMPVDYTGFKLKPVGFFDRNPTLDVPPPATGHCTVRTTAGTRSDHP; encoded by the coding sequence GTGACCCGGCATGTCCACGACGTCCGCCCGCATCCGCTGGCATCGCTCACGAGCGATGAGATCAGTCGGATCCGCACCGTGCTCATCGCCGCCGGCCATGTGCGGGAGACGTCGAGATTCGTCTACGTCGGGCTGGACGAACCGGCCAAGGACGAGCTGCGCGCCCATGCGTCGGGCGCCCCGATCCCCAGGCGGGCGCGGATCCTGCTCCACGACGTCGCCGGCGCGCCGCCGCAGGACATCCGCGTGGACGTCGCCGCCTCGGCCGTCCTGCACGCACGCGAGCTCGATCCCGCAGTGGACGGGCAGCTCCCCGTTCTCGACGAGGAGTTCGGACTCGTGGAGCAGATCCTCGCGCAGGACGAACGGTGGCTGAAAGCGCTCGACGACCGCGGCCTCGCCGTCGCCGACGTGCGGGTCGCTCCCCTCTCAGCGGGCGTCTACGAGTACGAGGACGAAGTCGGCAAGCGCATCCTGCGGGGGCTCGCCTTCCGCCAGGACCACGCCGCCGACCACGCCTGGGCGCACCCGATCGACGGACTCGTCGGTTATGTCGACGTGCAGGCGCGCACCGTCACCCGGGTGATCGACACGGGGGCCGTCCCGATCCCGGAGACCTCGGGCAATCTCCACGACCCAGCGGTGCACGGCGCCTACCGGACGTCCCAGAAACCCCTGCACATCACCCAGCCGGAGGGCCCGTCCTTCACCTTCGACGACGGCGTGCTGCACTGGGAGAACTTCTCGCTCAGGGTCGGCTTCGACGCCCGCGAGGGCCTGGTCCTGCACCAGGTCGCCTTCCGCGACCGCGACCAGGGCGGGCGCGACCGGCCGATCATCCACCGGGCGTCCATCTCCGAGATGGTCGTCCCGTACGCCGACCCCTCACCGATCCGATCCTGGCAGAACTACTTCGACACCGGCGAGTACCTCGTCGGCCGCTACGCCAACGCGCTGGAGCTCGGCTGCGACTGCCTGGGCGAGATCGCCTACCTCGACGGCGTCATCGCCGACGAGTTCGGCAACCCGCGCACCCTCGCCAACGCCGTCTGCGTCCACGAGGAGGACTACGGCATCCTCTACAAGCACTCCGACCTGTGGGCGGGGTCGTCGGTCGTGAGGCGGCAGCGCAGACTCGTCCTGTCCTTCTTCACCACCGTCGGCAACTACGACTACGGCTTCTACTGGTACCTGTACCTCGACGGCACGATCGCCTTCGAGGCCAAGGCCACCGGCATGGTGTTCACCTCGGCCCATCCCGGCGGCGAGAACCCGCACATCTCGCAGATCGCACCCGGCCTGGGCGCGCCCTACCACCAGCACCTGTTCAGCGCCCGGCTCGACATGGCGGTCGACGGCGACGCCAACCTCGTCGAGGAAGTGGAGTTCCAGCGGCTCCCGACCGGCCCGGACAACCCGCGGGGCAACGCCTTCACGACCAGGACCACGCCGCTGCGCACCGAGTCCGAGGGCCACCGGCACGCGGAGTCCTCGACCGGCCGGGTCTGGCACATCACCAATCCCGAGCGGCTCAACGCGCTCGGCCGGCCGGTCGCCTACGCGCTCTTCCCCGAAGGACAGCCGACGCTCCTGGCCGCCGACGACTCCTCGATCCGCCGCCGCGCGGCCTTCGCCTCCAGGCATCTGTGGGTGACCCGCTACGACCCGGCCGAACGGTACGCGGCCGGCGATTTCGTCAACCAGCACCCCGGCGGCGCCGGCCTCCCGTCCTACATAGCCGCCGACCGCGACATCTCCGGCCAGGACATCGTCGTCTGGCACACCTTCGGTCTCACCCACGTCCCCCGCCCCGAGGACTGGCCGATCATGCCGGTCGACTACACCGGCTTCAAACTCAAGCCCGTCGGCTTCTTCGACCGCAACCCCACCCTCGACGTCCCGCCCCCGGCCACCGGCCACTGCACCGTCCGAACCACGGCCGGCACCCGTTCCGATCACCCATAG
- a CDS encoding BTAD domain-containing putative transcriptional regulator, translating into MEFRVLGPLEITHKGRSVAPTAAKDRAFLGELLAHPGRPISTGHLADHLWPGRPPSDPVNAVQVRASRLRTLLRSISDAETARRVLRTRSGGYEFDLCHATSDLVRFEAAAFGGTTREALRSGLALWRGLPFGDVPRTPCVEMQVARIEELRLSVLEAYADRCLEEHDVPASLVAELAGQAARNPLREPLHQRLINVLHLAGRSAEALTCYERLRTTLADELGTDPQPELRRLHREILAGPAWEEVSLTAAGTAASPAAPETPRPRFGRLDAAVLTCLAAFLLAGIGWFSTRGPESPAPGARPVPGDRSRFDADVTMPGGTSVRVGERFVKTWRLTNVGTVAWRDRFLARQESAEASGGCPSELTTRVPDTGPGQTVDVSVAVTASDTPGRCEVQWRMVDANGYLYLPQQNGVFLDVHVIP; encoded by the coding sequence GTGGAGTTCCGCGTGCTCGGCCCGCTCGAGATCACCCACAAAGGCCGCTCGGTCGCCCCGACCGCGGCGAAGGACAGGGCGTTTCTGGGGGAATTGCTCGCCCATCCGGGCCGGCCGATCTCCACCGGGCACCTGGCGGACCATCTCTGGCCGGGGCGTCCGCCGTCCGACCCCGTCAACGCGGTCCAGGTGCGGGCCTCCCGGTTGCGGACGCTGCTCCGTTCCATCTCCGACGCGGAAACGGCCAGGCGGGTGCTGCGCACCCGGTCCGGCGGGTACGAGTTCGACCTGTGCCATGCGACCAGCGATCTGGTGCGATTCGAGGCGGCGGCCTTCGGCGGCACGACGAGGGAGGCGCTGCGGAGCGGGCTCGCGTTGTGGCGGGGCCTCCCGTTCGGCGACGTGCCCCGGACCCCGTGCGTCGAGATGCAGGTGGCGCGGATCGAGGAGCTGCGGCTGTCGGTGCTCGAAGCCTACGCCGACCGCTGCCTTGAGGAGCACGACGTGCCCGCCTCGCTGGTCGCCGAACTCGCCGGGCAGGCCGCCCGCAACCCGCTGCGCGAGCCCCTGCACCAGCGGCTGATCAACGTGCTGCACCTGGCCGGGCGGTCCGCGGAGGCGCTGACCTGCTACGAGCGGCTCCGCACCACGCTCGCCGACGAGCTGGGCACCGATCCGCAGCCCGAACTCCGCCGCCTGCACCGGGAGATCCTGGCCGGGCCCGCGTGGGAGGAGGTCTCGCTCACGGCGGCCGGGACGGCGGCCTCACCCGCGGCTCCGGAGACGCCGCGACCGCGCTTCGGCCGGCTCGACGCGGCGGTCCTGACCTGTCTTGCCGCGTTCCTTCTCGCCGGTATCGGCTGGTTCTCCACCCGCGGACCGGAGAGCCCCGCGCCCGGTGCCCGGCCCGTCCCCGGCGACCGGTCGCGGTTCGACGCCGATGTCACCATGCCCGGCGGCACCTCGGTCAGGGTCGGCGAGCGGTTCGTGAAGACGTGGCGGCTCACCAACGTCGGCACGGTCGCGTGGCGCGACCGCTTCCTCGCCCGGCAGGAGTCCGCCGAGGCGTCCGGCGGCTGCCCGTCGGAACTCACCACGCGGGTCCCCGACACCGGTCCCGGCCAGACGGTCGACGTCAGTGTGGCGGTGACGGCGTCCGATACGCCGGGCCGCTGCGAAGTCCAGTGGAGAATGGTCGACGCGAACGGATACCTCTACCTGCCGCAACAGAACGGCGTCTTCCTCGACGTGCACGTCATTCCCTGA
- a CDS encoding peptidoglycan-binding domain-containing protein has product MKPPSYAALAVAVLLGPLLATPVKAAALPSVNMEATVKAAQIDPRRADSTLTPGAKASVLLVEQALRDRNLLDAQWVDGYFGTSTIAAYARYQQSLGYTGLDANGLPGRTSLTQLGTGRFTVTAVILPGAEVSVDGFVVNTRTRDMLAEAELLLGRDLVLEQGSYNPGGDPTSAGTHDGGGAADISVQGLTTATRTAAVTALRRVGFAAWLRSPAQGDWPWHIHAVAISDTDLSSEAQHQAGDYYLGLNGLAGRGPDDGPKVAIRTWEEYQRL; this is encoded by the coding sequence ATGAAGCCGCCCTCATATGCCGCCCTCGCGGTGGCCGTCCTGCTCGGCCCCTTGCTCGCCACCCCCGTGAAGGCCGCCGCCCTCCCCAGCGTGAACATGGAGGCGACCGTCAAAGCGGCACAGATCGACCCGCGGCGGGCCGACAGCACGCTGACGCCGGGCGCCAAGGCCAGCGTGCTCCTCGTCGAGCAGGCGCTCCGCGACCGGAACCTCCTCGACGCGCAATGGGTCGACGGCTACTTCGGCACCTCGACGATCGCCGCCTACGCGCGGTACCAGCAGTCCCTCGGCTACACCGGCCTCGACGCGAACGGCCTGCCCGGCCGGACCTCGCTCACCCAGCTGGGGACCGGCCGCTTCACGGTCACCGCGGTCATCCTGCCGGGCGCCGAGGTGTCCGTCGACGGCTTCGTCGTCAACACCCGTACTCGGGACATGCTGGCCGAGGCGGAGCTGCTGCTCGGCCGCGACCTCGTGCTGGAGCAGGGCTCGTACAACCCCGGCGGCGACCCCACCTCGGCGGGCACCCACGACGGCGGCGGCGCCGCCGACATCTCGGTGCAGGGGCTGACGACCGCCACCCGTACCGCCGCCGTCACGGCGCTGCGCCGGGTCGGTTTCGCCGCCTGGCTCCGCAGCCCCGCCCAAGGCGACTGGCCGTGGCACATCCACGCCGTCGCCATCAGCGACACCGACCTGTCCAGCGAGGCACAGCACCAGGCCGGCGACTACTACCTCGGCCTGAACGGGCTGGCCGGCCGAGGCCCGGACGACGGCCCGAAGGTGGCGATCCGGACCTGGGAGGAGTACCAGCGCCTCTGA
- a CDS encoding peptidase inhibitor family I36 protein, which yields MKILHKLLSMTTAVLAIGAGIVATAAPASAAARNGVCEDGEFCYYYNSGNAGSISDFTSSLGNYGTTQPDCYEFKGAGAGQGLCIKNEAASVWNRSDETVVVYFNSNYQGSSQSFGPGAKTNLNATLKNNNASHQFGATSTSLSYGLYKAGGGGISCPFDGYTSTPGRHEGIDFTRSIGSDVHALISGTVTRVTAGVNGGALSTIAVYNASLDKTIIYLHSAPRVSVGDAISKGEIIADEAYRGISSSGAAHTHVEMRLGRQTAASVSVGDPVLDNPNPHSFWRSQGYSIA from the coding sequence ATGAAGATCCTCCACAAGCTCCTGTCCATGACCACCGCCGTGCTGGCGATCGGCGCGGGGATCGTCGCCACCGCCGCGCCCGCCTCGGCGGCCGCCCGCAACGGCGTCTGCGAGGACGGCGAGTTCTGCTACTACTACAACAGCGGCAACGCGGGCTCGATCTCGGACTTCACCAGCTCCCTCGGCAACTACGGCACCACGCAGCCCGACTGCTATGAGTTCAAGGGCGCCGGCGCGGGCCAGGGCCTGTGCATCAAGAACGAGGCGGCCTCGGTCTGGAACCGCAGCGACGAGACCGTCGTGGTCTACTTCAACAGCAACTACCAGGGCAGCTCCCAGTCCTTCGGGCCCGGGGCCAAGACCAACCTGAACGCCACCCTGAAGAACAACAACGCCTCGCACCAGTTCGGCGCGACGAGCACCAGCCTGTCCTACGGGCTCTACAAGGCGGGCGGCGGCGGGATCAGCTGCCCGTTCGACGGCTACACCAGCACCCCCGGTCGGCACGAAGGCATCGACTTCACCCGCAGCATCGGCTCGGACGTCCACGCCCTGATCAGCGGCACCGTCACCCGCGTCACCGCCGGGGTCAACGGCGGAGCCCTGTCCACCATCGCCGTCTACAACGCGTCGCTGGACAAGACGATCATCTACCTGCACTCCGCGCCGCGGGTGTCGGTCGGCGATGCCATCAGCAAGGGCGAGATCATCGCCGACGAGGCGTACCGCGGGATCAGCTCCAGCGGCGCCGCGCACACCCACGTCGAGATGCGCCTCGGACGCCAGACGGCCGCCTCGGTGAGCGTCGGCGACCCGGTCCTCGACAACCCGAACCCGCACTCGTTCTGGCGCAGCCAGGGCTACAGCATCGCCTGA
- a CDS encoding NBR1-Ig-like domain-containing protein, translated as MCGGDPAAYRDRWERANRTVRGSNAPGAAVPAGGSEARQTAEPDASTRPPPEERTGDPRPGPAGRPGRGRPRLSVLTKAALATTAAGSVVAVVIALSADRGVGSDQQGAQPLSGPAETVPGPEDCPVLTPNPPPAPPAHPGDLAVFVADVTLTDCARVAPGDTLTKTWRLQNAGTVPWTGYSLQRLDSPQQVGRCQTIAESPIADTPPGATVDVSTAVIAQKAPGLCYMLFKLVDAEGRIAFPATRPVNFQIIIDPRAPAARDPAEAGRRALRSPARSPSGNS; from the coding sequence GTGTGCGGCGGCGATCCAGCCGCATACCGAGACCGGTGGGAGCGGGCGAACCGGACGGTCAGAGGATCGAACGCCCCGGGCGCCGCCGTCCCCGCGGGCGGCAGCGAAGCCCGGCAGACCGCCGAGCCCGACGCCTCCACCCGGCCGCCGCCCGAGGAGCGCACCGGCGATCCCCGGCCGGGCCCGGCCGGGCGGCCGGGACGCGGGCGGCCCCGGCTGTCCGTCCTCACCAAGGCCGCGCTCGCGACCACCGCCGCCGGTTCCGTGGTGGCGGTCGTCATCGCGCTCTCCGCCGACCGCGGTGTCGGCTCCGATCAGCAGGGCGCGCAGCCGCTCAGCGGCCCGGCCGAAACCGTTCCCGGCCCGGAGGACTGCCCGGTCCTCACGCCCAACCCGCCGCCGGCCCCTCCCGCGCATCCCGGGGACCTCGCGGTGTTCGTCGCGGACGTCACGCTGACCGACTGCGCCCGCGTCGCCCCCGGCGACACCCTGACCAAGACCTGGCGGCTCCAGAACGCGGGGACCGTCCCATGGACCGGGTACAGCCTGCAGCGCCTCGACTCGCCGCAGCAGGTCGGCCGGTGCCAGACCATCGCCGAGTCGCCGATCGCCGACACGCCTCCCGGTGCGACGGTCGACGTCTCCACCGCCGTCATCGCGCAGAAGGCCCCGGGCCTGTGCTACATGCTCTTCAAGCTGGTCGACGCCGAGGGCCGGATCGCCTTCCCCGCGACCCGCCCCGTCAACTTCCAGATCATCATCGACCCGCGGGCCCCCGCCGCGCGGGACCCGGCGGAGGCCGGCCGGCGGGCTCTCAGGAGCCCAGCACGATCCCCGAGTGGTAACTCCTGA
- a CDS encoding DUF427 domain-containing protein: MRAMWKGQVIAESEDTVVVEGNHYFPVEAVRAEVLRASATHTLCPWKGTASYYHLVVDGQTNEDAAWYYPDPFEDAQHIRGRIAFWKGVDIG, translated from the coding sequence ATGCGAGCCATGTGGAAGGGCCAGGTCATCGCCGAGAGCGAGGACACCGTGGTCGTCGAGGGCAACCACTACTTCCCGGTGGAGGCGGTCCGCGCCGAGGTGCTCCGCGCCTCGGCGACGCACACCCTCTGCCCCTGGAAGGGAACCGCGTCCTACTACCACCTGGTGGTCGACGGCCAGACCAACGAGGACGCCGCCTGGTATTACCCGGACCCGTTCGAGGACGCGCAGCACATCCGCGGCCGCATCGCCTTCTGGAAGGGCGTCGACATCGGCTGA
- a CDS encoding ATP-binding protein: MAIAEAGAGAPSYVSSFAVGHIEYRQEFPAGNGSVSMVRTAVRLMCRAWCLPEELVETAELIVSEIVTNAVKASPEGDALRATSRPTLSGGLYFDCVDRLRECPETPEMPDGDAEGGRGLPLVEMLATEHGWTRLPGGWKSHWFLLEPANRAVETSPSA, from the coding sequence GTGGCAATCGCAGAAGCAGGAGCCGGGGCGCCTTCGTACGTCTCGTCTTTCGCGGTCGGGCACATCGAGTACCGGCAGGAGTTTCCGGCCGGGAACGGGAGCGTCAGTATGGTGCGGACGGCCGTGCGGCTGATGTGCCGGGCGTGGTGCCTGCCCGAAGAGCTGGTCGAGACGGCGGAGTTGATCGTCTCGGAGATCGTTACCAATGCGGTCAAAGCGAGCCCGGAGGGGGATGCGCTGCGGGCCACGTCGCGGCCGACGCTTTCCGGAGGGCTGTACTTCGACTGCGTCGACCGGCTCCGGGAATGCCCGGAGACGCCGGAGATGCCGGACGGCGACGCGGAAGGGGGCCGGGGGCTCCCTCTCGTCGAAATGCTGGCGACCGAGCACGGATGGACACGCCTTCCCGGCGGGTGGAAATCCCATTGGTTCCTACTGGAACCCGCCAACCGCGCGGTCGAGACCTCGCCTTCCGCCTGA